In Capsicum annuum cultivar UCD-10X-F1 chromosome 11, UCD10Xv1.1, whole genome shotgun sequence, one genomic interval encodes:
- the LOC107846545 gene encoding uncharacterized protein LOC107846545, whose amino-acid sequence MDWEDASKSRVNQLHEWEEFRLKEYESFVLYKEKMKRWHDSKILKREFHVGDDVFLFNSRLKLFAGKLRSKWWGPFVISNVYPSGSIGLEDHEKKKFVVNGQLLKHYYMGGPGATKVESLCFKDPK is encoded by the coding sequence ATGGATTGGGAGGACGCCTCAAAATCAAGGGTGAATCAACTTCATGAGTGGGAAGAGTTTCGACTCAAAGAATATGAGAGCTTCGTGttgtacaaagagaagatgaagaggtgGCATGATTCCAAAATCTTAAAGCGAGAGTTTCATGTGGGTGATGACGTATTCCTCTTCAATTCAAGATTGAAACTCTTTGCGGGAAAGCTTAGATCGAAATGGTGGGGCCCGTTCGTGATCTCAAATGTTTACCCAAGTGGATCTATTGGGTTGGAAGATCACGAGAAGAAGAAATTTGTGGTGAATGGCCAATTATTGAAGCACTATTATATGGGTGGACCTGGAGCGACTAAGGTTGAGTCACTTTGCTTCAAAGATCCAAAATGA